From Lewinellaceae bacterium:
TCACCGCCTACCAACCCTTGATGAACTCCGAATGCCATGACACTGCACTGGCAGTGAGGCTACGGGTGCGAAGGTCCGTGGCCGAAAGGGAAAGAACCCAGACCATCAGCTAAGGCCCCTAAGTATATGCTAAGTTGTTAAAACGAGGTGGGGATGCTATGACAGCTAGGATGTTGGCTTGGAAGCAGCCATCCATTTAAAGAGTGCGTAACAGCTCACTAGTCGAGCGTTCCTGCGCGGAAAATGATCGGGCATCAAGCATATCGCCGAAGCTATGGATTCCGGCGCAAGCCGGAGTGGTAGGGGAGCATTCCAACAGGGCAGAAGCCTCGCTGCGAGGCGGGGTGGACCGGTTGGAAAAGAAAATGTAGGCATGAGTAACGATAAAACGGGTGAGAAACCCGTTCGCCGCAAGACTAAGGGTTCCTCGATCGATGTTAATCAGATCAGGGTTAGTCGGGGCCTAAGGCGTAGCCGAAAGGCGAAGCTAATGGAAAACGGGTTAATATTCCCGTACCTGCATGCGCTAAAAAGGGGACGGAGCTGCGGACTGCCCGCGCACTGACGGAATAGTGCGTTAAACCCTTCGGGGGATAGTACAGCGAGCCAGCAATGGCGAGCTGATAGCAGCGGAAAGCAGCTTCCAAGAAAAGCCGAAGCATGCAGCCCGTACCGCAAACCGACACAGGTAGTCGAGGAGAGCATCCTCAGGCGCTCGAGTGAACCGTGGCTAAGGAACTAGGCAAAATAGCCCCGTAACTTCGGGAGAAGGGGCGCCCCTCCAGGGATGGAGGGGCCGCAGTGAAGAGGCCCAGGCGACTGTTTAGCAAAAACACAGGGCTCTGCTAAGCTGAAAGGCGAAGTATAGGGCCTGACACCTGCCCGGTGCTGGAAGGTTAAGGAAGGGCGTTAGGGGCAACCCAAAGCGCTTGACTGAAGCCCCAGTAAACGGCGGCCGTAACTATAACGGTCCTAAGGTAGCGAAATTCCTTGTCGGGTAAGTTCCGACCTGCACGAATGGTGTAACGATCTGGGCACTGTCTCAGCCACGAGCTCGGTGAAATTGAAGTATCGGTGAAGATGCCGGTTACCCGCAACGGGACGGAAAGACCCCGTGAACCTTTACTACAGCTTCGTATTGTGCTTGGGTATAGGATGTGTAGGATAGGTGGGAGGCAGAGAAGCTTGCACGCTAGTGTGGGTGGAGCCGCCCTTGAAATACCACCCTTCCTATACTTAGGTTCTAACTGCGGCTAAAGCCGCAGGACAGTGCGTGGCGGGTAGTTTGACTGGGGTGGTCGCCTCCAAAAGAGTAACGGAGGCTTACAAAGGTACCCTCAGCATGGTTGGTAATCATGCAAAGAGCATATGAGTAGAAGGGTGCTTGACTGAGAGAGGGACGCCTCGAACAGGTGCGAAAGCAGGTTCAAGTGATCCGGTGGTTCCGCATGGAAGGGCCATCGCTCAAAGGATAAAAGGTACTCCGGGGATAACAGGCTGATCTCCCCCAAGAGCTCATATCGACGGGGAGGTTTGGCACCTCGATGTCGGCTCGTCACATCCTGGGGCTGGAGAAGGTCCCAAGGGTTGGGCTGTTCGCCCATTAAAGTGGCACGCGAGCTGGGTTCAGAACGTCGCAAGACAGTTCGGTCCCTATCTGTTGCGGGCGCAGGAGCATTGAAGAGGGCTGACACTAGTACGAGAGGACCGTGTTGGACGCACCTCTAGTGTGCCAGTTGTGCCGCCAGGCGCAGCGCTGGGTAGCTATGTGCGGAACGGATAAGCACTGAAAGCATCTAAGTGCGAAGCCGGCTCTAAGATGAGTGCTCCATTGAGGGCCGTGGGAGATGACCACGTCGATAGGCTACAGGTGGAAGTGCAGCAATGCATGGAGCCGAGTAGTACTAATTGCCCGAAAGCTTCTGGAATGCCGTAAACGCTCCTTCAAGCGCGCTTTGCAGTTTATGGTTTCTCTCCCTTCCTTGTCTTTAAGAAACGCTGGTGGCTATAGCGAGAGGGCCCACCTCTTCCCATTCCGAACAGAGAAGTTAAGCCTCTCAGCGCTGATGGTACTGCCCGAAAGGGTGGGAGAGTAAGTCGCTGCCAGCTCCACATAACAACTCAAGCCCCTGTGCGATCAAGCGCGCAGGGGCTTCGTTGTTTGAAAAAAACACCATCCCGCCAATACAAAATGGCCTTCATTCTACTTTTTTTTGCTTATCCACAGGAATTTTAAAAAAATGATTGCTTTTTCAGGGTTGATGTGTATCTTTTATCGGAAAATGCGTCTAAGAGGTTGGTATGGCAATACGACAATTGCCTCTGAGACGCGCCTTTAGCCATAAAAACAGGCCCCTTGGAAAAGACGTGCAATAAATCAATGAAAGATATCGAGGTGATCCACCATTACCTCGACACCCAGGCATCGAGGTGTTTCAGCCTTCTCTATGGAAGATACTCCGCCAAAATTTACAGCAAGTGTATCTCCATGTTGAAGGACGAGGCGCTGGCCCAGGACGCAACCCAGGAAATCTTCACCAAAATCTTTCTCAACCTATCGAGGTTCGGAGAAAAATCAATGTTTTCTACCTGGGTTTATTCAATTACTTACAACTACTGCATTGATTTCCTGCGGCGAAAGAAAAAGCAGCAGGATATCTTCTCTGACGAGATGGAAAAAGCAGCAGAACCGGCCGATGAGCAAACTTCAGAAAAAGAACTGCTCGAAATGGAAATCAGCCAGTTGAAAACAGTACTCGACAATATCCCGGCCGGAGACCGGGCCATCCTGCTGATGAAATACCAGGATGGCATGTCCATCAAGGATATCGCAGAAATTTTAGACAAGACCGAAAGCGCCATCAAAATGAAGATCAAACGAGCAAAGGCCAAGGCGCAGCAGACGAAGCACGAACTGTTTAAAGAACAACTTACTTAACGATAACGAGGATCGGAGAATGAACAATTTCCAAAGACTGGAAGAAGAGCAGGCCCGGCAGTACGATGCCTCCAAGCGGCAGTCCGTACAAAACAACCTGACGCACACCTTCGGGGTGTTTAAATTCATCGGGCAGATCATCGATGTGTACTTGCCGGCTATGATCGGCGTTTTGATATCGGCAGTGGGTGGAGACGGGTCGGAAACCGGCAATCCGGAATCCAACCGGACTCCTTCGGAAGGAGGGGTCCACCCGGGGCAAATTGGCCCCAATCCTCCGGACGGAGACGCCCTACCCCGTTAAAAGCAACTTCTTTTCCCTTAAACCCGAAAAATTGTCATCATGATCATACCCTTACAAACCGATGTCCTGAACAAAGGCATTAACTTATGGGCTATCCTCCAGGACCTGCTCGTTGGTTTCGCTTCAGTGATACCCAACCTCATCGGAGCGCTCGCTATTTTGATCATTGGCCTTATCGTCTCCAAGATTGCCGCCCGCTTTGTCCGGCGCATTCTCGTTACCATCGGCGCCGATAAACTGGCCGAACGGCTCAATGAGATCGAAATCGTTTATAAGAGCAATATCCAGGTCGTGCCGAGTATGCTCCTTTCAAAGGTGATCTACTACTTCCTATTGTTCATCTTTGTAGTGGCCGCCACCGAAATACTGAATATGCCGGTCATCTCTCAGCTGATGGGCCAAATCCTCAACTATATCCCGGTGCTCATCTCGGCTATGGCGGTTTTTGTAATCGGCCTGCTGATCAGCGATTTCCTGAAAAATATGGTCAAAACAGCCTGTGAATCGCTGGGCATACCGGCTGCAGGATTGATCTCCAGCGTGGTCTTTTATTTTCTCTTCCTCAATATCGCGATGATCGCGCTTTCTCAGGCGCGGATCGATACCGAATTCATCCAGGACAACCTCTCCATCATCCTGGCCGGAGTAGTGCTGGCCTTCGCCATCGGTTATGGCTTTGCTTCCCGAAATATCGTAGCCAACTTCCTGGCTTCCTTTTACAATAAGGGCAAGATCAATGTCGGCGATACCATCGGCATTGAAGGCGTAAAAGGCAAGGTCATCCGGATGGATAACTCCTCGATCGTACTGGAAGTGGAAAGCCGTGAAGTGCTGATCCCCCTGAGCAAGATAGCTTCCGAAAAAATCGATGTCTTTGAGCGGGCCCAGCCGAATGCGGAAGACGCATAACCCCGGCTCCGGCTTTTTTTTAAAACAAAATGAAGAATGATGTACAGATCACTATTGACTTTTACCCTTCTAGTTTTCTTTTTCTTTTCCGCCGGCGCTCAAACTGAGCAGGAACTGAAAGACATGAAAGCGCAAAAGAAAACCGAGCTTGGAGCATTGGAAGCGCAAGTAGCGGCTATACAAGGAGAAATAGCCGGCATTGACAAACAATTGCTCGTCTTTCCGAGATGGGAAACCGGTGCGTTCGGCCTTATCGGAGCGAATTTAAGCGGTTTCAACGATTGGCTGTCAAGGAATGATCCCAATATCTCAACGGTCGGTTTAAGCTTTAGCGCCAATGGTTTTGCGAACTACTTTACGCCCAAGACTTTTTGGAGAAACGGCGGGAATCTGGCTATTGGCTTCTCTAAACTCAAGGAGACGGACCGAGATGGAAACGTTGTGGCAGAGACGGAATTGAAATCCCCTGATGTCATCAACTTCTCTTCTCTTTTTGGGTATAAACTGTCTGAAAAAATGGCCATTTCAGTACTGGGAGAATACAGGAGTACGATTTTGGAAAATTTCAACAATCCGGGATATCTTGACCTTGGGACAGGCATAACCTGGACACCACTGGAAAACCTGATCGTGGTGGCCCATCCGCTAAACTATAACTTTGTTTTTTCTGACAAGGGAAGCTCCTACGAGTCCTCCCTGGGGGCAAAAATAATGGTGGATTACACCAAAGAGGTATTTGCAGGGGTAAATTGGAAATCCAATTTATCTTATTTCCTGAGCTATAAGGACGCTGACTATTCCAACTGGACCTGGGTGAATGGCATCGCTTTTCAAGCCTTTAAAAAGGTGGGCGTAGGCTTTGAGTTGGGCCTTAGAAGCAACAAGCAGGAGGCTATCGCCAATGAAGTTGCGGACAATCCTCTGCAGACTTATTATGTGCTGGGTGTAACCTATAGTTTGTAAGCAGGCTCTGATAAAGTTTTAAAAACATAAAAAAGCCCGTGGATAAAGAGTTCCAGCCATCTCACAGAAAATTCCTGCCATTTTTTGGCGGAAATTAATGATTATCGGACAAAATAAGTACTACGGCCCCTTAACGAAAGCATGGCTCAAAATGACCGGAGGAGAAAAACACAGGCTTTCCAGCTCTTTCAGGCTGCCATTGAAAACATTGAAATCCACATGGCCGTTAATGCCGCTGAGCCGGCCCCGGTTGCCGTATTGCCAGAACTGCCAGTCGCGCCCACAGGCCAGGCTGGGTTCGCGGGAGTTGTAGCGGGCAATCCAGATGGGATAATCGTCAAATTGCCCGGCCAGGTATTTGTTGTAGAATTTAAGGTTCGTATACAGGATGGGTTTGGTATTGTACCGGATTTCCACCAGATAAAGCCAGGTGCGCACGCCGGTGATGAGCTGGACTTTGGAGGCGCCGTCCAGCACCTCGACATCCAGCACGGGGGGAAGGTCCCCGTATTCCATCTCGACCGCATCCAGAAAGTTGTCGGCCTGCCATTCAGCGGGAAGCGTCGGGCGAAAAAAGTGGTAGGCGCCCCGGTAGAGGCCCACCCGCTTCATTTCTTCCCAGTTGCGGCAAAAGAGGGTGTCGGTCATGCTGATGCCTTCGGTGGCCTTCACAAAAGCAAAATGAAGCTCGTCCCCCCCCATTACCGAGTCCCAGTTGATCGTGGATTGATAATGAGATATGTCAATACCGTGGACTTCATACTGCTGCAGCCGCACAGTCTGATGCTCGCAGGCCGTTAAGGCCAGGGCCAGGATTGATATGGTGAGGAAGTGCCGCATAAGTCCAATTGGTTCCTTCACAGTTGCTGACAAACAAGGTCGTCAAAAAAACGGCCAGTTAAAAGTACCTAAATCCGGTTTAATGTTTCAATAACATTTGTCATCTCCCGGAATGGGAGGGAGGGGGGCTTAGAGCTTGTTTCGAGGAAGTTAGTGATTCTTTCTTATTTCTAACGTATCTTTAGCATAAAGGATGCATTTTTTAAGAACCGGGAATGACGTACAGCCAACCATTTAAGCATTCATGATCAACTTGCGCCAACTTTTTTTGCAGCATATCGCCCAGACCAGCCCCTCTCCCCTCCTGCTGGAGATCGAACGGGCCGAAGGCATGTACCTCTACAGCCCGGAAGGCAAGCCCTACCTCGACCTCATCGCCGGCATCGGCGTCAGCGGATTGGGGCACCGGCATCCGGCGGTGGTGGAAGCGGTAAAGGCGCAGCTCGACAAATACCTGCACACCCTGGTCTACGGCGAGTTTGTTCTAGCTCCGCAGGTGCGGTTGGCCGAACGCCTGGCCCAGGCGCTGCCCGACCCGCTGGACAGCGCCTACTTTGTCAACTCCGGCACGGAAGCTACCGAGGGCGCCATGAAACTGGCCAAGCGCTATACCGGCCGGTACGAGATCGTGGCTTGCAAAAAAGCCTATCACGGCAGCACCCAGGGCGCCGCCAGCCTGATGTGGCCCAAAGACTTCACCCAGGCCTACCACCCTCTCCTGCCCGGCATCCGCCACATCGAATACAACTGCGAATGGTGCCTGCAACAGATCACTGAACGGACAGCCGCCGTTGTCATGGAAACGGTGCAGGGCGAATGGGGTATTCGCCCGCCCTTGGAAGGCTATCTGCAAAAAGTGCGAAAGCGTTGCGACGAGGTAGGCGCCCTGCTCATCCTCGACGAGATTCAGGCCGGCTACGGCCGCACCGGACACCTTTTCGCCTTTGAACAGTACGGCATTGTGCCCGACATCCTGCTGCTGGCCAAGGGCATGGGCGGCGGCATGCCCATCGGGGCCTTCATCGCCTCCCAGGCGGTCATGAGCGCCCTGTCCGACAATCCCATCCTGGGGCACATCACGACCTTCGGCGGCCACCCGGTAAGCTGCGCCGCCGCCCTGGCCACGCTAAACATTTTGATAGAAAGCGATCTTATCGGGCAAGTGAAGGCCAAGGAGCAACTGTTTCTGGAATTGCTGCAACACCCCGCCATAGTAGAAGTGCGCAGCGCCGGCTTGTGGGTGGCGGTAGAGCTGGAGGGCTTTGAGGCAGTGCAGTCGGTCATCCGCCATTGCCTGGAGAAAGGGTTGATCACCGACTGGTTTCTCTTCAACAGCAACTCGCTGCGCATCGCTCCGCCCCTGATCATTACGGAGGAGCAGATCCGGTGGGCGTGTGGGGTGATTTTGGAGGGGATTGAAATGACGGCAGGAAGTTTACCCTGCTGAGTGCAGCGAAGACGGGCTTGCCTGGACTTCGGCGTGAGATGAACTGTGTTAAAAAGCAAGAAAAAAGGCAAAAATTTACGCCGCTTTTTCATTTTTAAGATGGTACTCATTATCGAATTTCACCCCTGATTTGACCACCGCAAACATCTGCCGGAGCATCTTATTGCACACTGCTAGCATGGCCACTTTGTGGCATTTCCCTTTGCTTCTGAGGCGCTCATACAGCAGTTTGCAGGGCTGGTTGAAGCGCTTGGCTGACCGGGCGCCCATGTAGAGCAAGGCCCTCAAATTGGGGTCTCCCGTCTTGGAAATGCTGCCTCGTTTTTTAATGCTGGAGCCGGACTCGCACTGGGTGGAACACACGCCGACAAACTTGGCCAGCTGCTTGGGGTTGTCAAATTCCCGGAAGCCGTTGGTAGCCACCAACAGGCTCTGGGCGATGGCCGGGCCGACGCCAACTACGGAGGTGGCCAGAGCGTAGGCCTGGTCAAAACAATCCTCCGAAATGCTCAGGAGGCCCTTTTCAGTATCCTGGATTTGCCGCTTGCACAACGCTAAACTTTCCCTCAGAGACTCCTGGACATAAGGCAGGGGCTTGACGTGGAACTCGAGGGCGTGCAACTGGTTGGAAATAACTACCTGCTGTTTTTTGAGCTGCTTCAAATACACCCTCAATTGGGTGATTTCCAGCATCTTGTCGCTTGGTATACGATAGGATTTGGGCTTATTGAACTGCCCGTACAACGCCAGTGCGCAGGCATCTTTGGCGTCAGTTTTGGTCGTGGATAGCAGTACGCCCTTAATGAAACCGTTGCTCTGTTTAGGATTTAAAACAGAAACAGGAACCTGGTTTTCGCACAGCGCAAAGACAACTTTCATGGAGTAATTGCCGGTGGCTTCGAGCACGACATGAGGCTTGGGAAGCTCTTTAACCTTCTGTAGCAGGGCTGCGATCCCGGCATCATTGTTGTCGAATTTATCGACTTCCCACTGCTCGGGGGCAAGCGGAAAAGCTGTCACCAGGTCGTCTTTGCTGACATCTATACCAATGAAAGTTTTGGGCAACGTGTCCATAAAATTTGTACATTTACGAAGTTAAAAAATTTATTTGAGCAAGACATTGGTGCTACTACGATCATCGTAAACGGGCTCGAAGCCTATATAACTGTCCAGTATGGCATCAATGGTACAAACGGGCGGGTGGCTCAACATCTCACGCGGTGTCTAAGCACCAACTTCGGCTCGGCCTAACCCGCCCGCTGCTCTCTTGGTAAATATCGTTTTTTATCTTCATTTTTCGTTTTTGCTAAGTTACGACTTCGGCGTGAACTCAGTCGAACGCTCAGTCGAACGCTGTGGACGGCGAAAAGAGGGCGAAAGGGGCCTGCGCCATAAAAAACAAAGCTTCCTTAACAAAAGAAAGTTTGAAGTGGGAAGTCGGAAAGCATCCAGGGAAGGAATTATTTCTAATGCCGCAAAATTTTGTTTTGACCTGGTTTTTTACGGAACCCCTTCTCATTCCCCTTGAAAGGGGAAGGTATGCCAAAACAAAATTTTGCTTAGTGGGATATACAGAACAGGCCATTTTAAGCCTTCATGAAATCAGATCCTTATGGCAAAAAGAAACACCGGGAAATCCGTTAAACGGCGGCCGGGAAGGCCGAGGAAGAGCCAGAAGCAGGCCGCGTTCGAGAAGATGGTGCGAACGCGGATTGGCCTGTTGGTTGGCCTTACGCTATTTGTGAGCTTGGGTTTGATTATCCTGAAGACGCCGGTGTTCAAGTTCCTGGTCTCAGTCTTAACCTATGAAGCCAATGAATCCTCCGAGCCGGAAAGCCGGGTTGATGACGCGATCAACCTTTCCTTTGAGATCAGGAACAGCGATTATAAAAGGGAACAGTTATTTGCATTGTTGAGCGACCCGGTGGAATGGTACAACCGGACGCGGAGGCTGAACGGGCGTTTTCCATCCAGTGCAGAATATGACCTGTTCCGGTATCTGGCGAAGCCGGAGGTGGAGGAGATCGATTTTGTGGGAAACAACTATGAGATCAATTTTCACGGAGTATACCGATATCGAAGGCCAAAAAATCAGCTGCTGGCCTTTGAAAGTGGGATTGCTTTTATGGAGGGCGGGCTTATCACTTCGCTGACAACGGAGTCGGTGCCCAATGAGTATCATCTGGACTGGGTGAATAAATTGTGGAGATGGTACCCGCTTTTTTGTGTAGGAATAACCTTTATCGCTTTGCTGATTATTTTGTTTGGCAAGGTAGAAAAGAGCTTGCTTTTTGATCTGATCAGGAAGCGGGTAGGTCTGGGGTGAGGGTAATAATTGACATTTGAAAAGGAGAAAAAGATTTGTGGAAGAGGCGTTATAGGGCACTCTGCGGCCAAGAGGGCCAGGGAATACTGGTTGGCAAAAAGAAAATAAATGAGAAATAAAATCATTGAATTACGGATGTAAGTAGTTCGTTATCAGTGATTTGTTTTTTAATAACTCGCACGCCAATGGGAAATTGGCACTCGAGATAGCATTGTCGGGGCGCAATTTCCCATTGCGCTCGGACTTGAACGGAGAAACCTTATTGCGAAGAGCAGCATGACCATTTTTTTAGTTCACAAGCTTAATTCCCAACGAGATGAGGTTTAATAAAAAACACTTATATGGTTTTCTAATAGTTGTCTGCCTATTATGGTCTGCTATCTTTATAATCTCAATAGATAGCATCGGAGTAGACCTTGCAACAGAACGTGCTTCTTCTATCCTGAAAGTTATCGTAAAAGTACTAACGGTCATCACACTTCTTTTTGCAATATTTCTTACCCCTCCGTTTTTTAAAAATCTAATTGTCAAGGAATATCTGAAAGATGCCGTCAAGGCCATGCAATTGGCTGATATGGCAGTATATAAGGAGGCAGTCATTCTATTGGAGAAGCTGAATATGGTATCCCTGACAAACAGGATCGTGAGCAAAGAAGATTTAGTTTTCTTGGAAAAGGATTTTTCCGCCCTACGACTTTTGGCATTGGAAGGAAAAAGGGAGACACTCACTTTGCTAACGCTAACGCATCGCCTGTTAAAGTTTCTGATTGAGGAATTTGATGAACAAAGTAAAACCAGGAAACTCACAAAAAATACTTTAAACATCTTCCTGGAAGATATACTTGTTGAGGTGATAGGCTTTTCTTCCTCTATTGTCCAGCTACCCAAAACTTCAGAACTGGAGAAAAGTAAGGTGATCAATGAAAAGATAAAATTCGTTAAAGCGCCACCGTTTGAGAACTTCAAGCACCTTCCCCGAGGGCTGGACTTTAAGGCGGATTCTCCGATACCTTTGATCTTTTTCGATTTTGTTAAATCTACGGGCGATATTCTTCTTTTTAGAGCTGCTGCTTTGGCATTAGCCCCCAAACCTTTTCTCGCCAGACTTCTGAATCATTTAAAGATATATATTCCACCAGAGATAAAAAGCCAGGAGATTAAACAAATTACGGGAGAAAATTTAGAGCTCAGTTTAATCGGGTTTGTTTCCGTTAATAATCTTTCTACAGGTGGTCAAACGGTAAAAGCATATTACTCAAACCTGGACAGGTTTTTTGTGGTATTGGGAAGTCCTGAACCTGATTCTTTGAAGCAGAGCTTCTGGGACAGCTACCTTGATGGAGGTTTTTTTAAGGAAGTTGAAATAAAAAAGATTCGCAGAGGAGGGAAAGAGATCATAGAAATGACTTTTGAGGCGAGCGATGTACAAAGGTACTACAGTCAAAACAGGAGGAAATTCCATACGGCTATTAAAACTGACAAATAATGCCCAACTCCCAATCAAACACCGAAGAAATGATGGCCCAACTGGCCCTCACACCGCAGTCCATCGCCCAAACCTACCGTATGCCCAAGCAGGTGCAGAAAGGGCTGGCCAAGTTCTACCAGGAGTTCCCTAAAGCCACGAAAGCGGAAACCTGGCATGTAGAACCCATCGGTGCCTTCCGGGACCCCAACCTGCGCACTGCCCGCGTCAATATACAATACCGCCTGGTGCTGCGCATCCCCTTCGACGGCGACCACACCTGGTACCTGCTCTGGGTCGACAACCACGATGAGGCCATGGCCTGGGCGGAGAATAAGGTGGTGGGACGGCCGCCTGGGGCTGGTGGAGTTCACTCAAAAGGAAGACCTCGGCCTGGGCTTTATGGAAAACAAGATCTTCGAAGCCGGCCTACAGGAGCAGTTCAGCCCCCTGGAGCTGATGAAAGAATACAGGGATATCATCCTGAAGTACGACTGCGAGACGGAAAGCGATTACCGCCACGTGGCCCGCACCGGTCGGGGCTTTCGGCTGGGGAAAATACAAAGGGTTCAGATCTGGGACATCGTGCAGACCTATGAAGCCGAGCTGCACGGGCTGGGCTACAAACACCTCGGGTGTTTTTACAACGAACTGGTGCACTACCTGCGGAGCCATCCGGACAAAGTTCCTTTCCGCCACATCGTCGCCGACGAGATACAGGACCTCGGCCTGGTCAAGCTGCGCATGCTGCGTGCCCTGGCACCCGCCGCCCGCAACGACCTCTTCCTGACGGGCGACCCTCTCCAGAAGATTTACCCCGGAGATACCAATTTCAGCAAGGCCCGCATCGAGGTGCGCGGCCGACGCAGCCGAAAGCTGAAGATCAACCACCGCACCACCGAACAGATCCGCCGCTACGCCCTGCAGCCCATCCTCCAGCTGGACTTCGAAGATTTCGACGGCGAGATGGCCCGCAAGGACGGTTACATCTCCCTGCGCTCCGGCACAATACCGAATTATGAGCTGTTCAGCTCGGTCGAAGAAGAGATGGATTGGGTGCTGGAAAGTGTCC
This genomic window contains:
- a CDS encoding sigma-70 family RNA polymerase sigma factor translates to MKDIEVIHHYLDTQASRCFSLLYGRYSAKIYSKCISMLKDEALAQDATQEIFTKIFLNLSRFGEKSMFSTWVYSITYNYCIDFLRRKKKQQDIFSDEMEKAAEPADEQTSEKELLEMEISQLKTVLDNIPAGDRAILLMKYQDGMSIKDIAEILDKTESAIKMKIKRAKAKAQQTKHELFKEQLT
- a CDS encoding mechanosensitive ion channel; translation: MIIPLQTDVLNKGINLWAILQDLLVGFASVIPNLIGALAILIIGLIVSKIAARFVRRILVTIGADKLAERLNEIEIVYKSNIQVVPSMLLSKVIYYFLLFIFVVAATEILNMPVISQLMGQILNYIPVLISAMAVFVIGLLISDFLKNMVKTACESLGIPAAGLISSVVFYFLFLNIAMIALSQARIDTEFIQDNLSIILAGVVLAFAIGYGFASRNIVANFLASFYNKGKINVGDTIGIEGVKGKVIRMDNSSIVLEVESREVLIPLSKIASEKIDVFERAQPNAEDA
- a CDS encoding DUF3078 domain-containing protein translates to MYRSLLTFTLLVFFFFSAGAQTEQELKDMKAQKKTELGALEAQVAAIQGEIAGIDKQLLVFPRWETGAFGLIGANLSGFNDWLSRNDPNISTVGLSFSANGFANYFTPKTFWRNGGNLAIGFSKLKETDRDGNVVAETELKSPDVINFSSLFGYKLSEKMAISVLGEYRSTILENFNNPGYLDLGTGITWTPLENLIVVAHPLNYNFVFSDKGSSYESSLGAKIMVDYTKEVFAGVNWKSNLSYFLSYKDADYSNWTWVNGIAFQAFKKVGVGFELGLRSNKQEAIANEVADNPLQTYYVLGVTYSL
- a CDS encoding glycoside hydrolase family 25 protein, with the translated sequence MRHFLTISILALALTACEHQTVRLQQYEVHGIDISHYQSTINWDSVMGGDELHFAFVKATEGISMTDTLFCRNWEEMKRVGLYRGAYHFFRPTLPAEWQADNFLDAVEMEYGDLPPVLDVEVLDGASKVQLITGVRTWLYLVEIRYNTKPILYTNLKFYNKYLAGQFDDYPIWIARYNSREPSLACGRDWQFWQYGNRGRLSGINGHVDFNVFNGSLKELESLCFSPPVILSHAFVKGP
- a CDS encoding aspartate aminotransferase family protein, whose product is MINLRQLFLQHIAQTSPSPLLLEIERAEGMYLYSPEGKPYLDLIAGIGVSGLGHRHPAVVEAVKAQLDKYLHTLVYGEFVLAPQVRLAERLAQALPDPLDSAYFVNSGTEATEGAMKLAKRYTGRYEIVACKKAYHGSTQGAASLMWPKDFTQAYHPLLPGIRHIEYNCEWCLQQITERTAAVVMETVQGEWGIRPPLEGYLQKVRKRCDEVGALLILDEIQAGYGRTGHLFAFEQYGIVPDILLLAKGMGGGMPIGAFIASQAVMSALSDNPILGHITTFGGHPVSCAAALATLNILIESDLIGQVKAKEQLFLELLQHPAIVEVRSAGLWVAVELEGFEAVQSVIRHCLEKGLITDWFLFNSNSLRIAPPLIITEEQIRWACGVILEGIEMTAGSLPC
- a CDS encoding IS110 family transposase, which translates into the protein MDTLPKTFIGIDVSKDDLVTAFPLAPEQWEVDKFDNNDAGIAALLQKVKELPKPHVVLEATGNYSMKVVFALCENQVPVSVLNPKQSNGFIKGVLLSTTKTDAKDACALALYGQFNKPKSYRIPSDKMLEITQLRVYLKQLKKQQVVISNQLHALEFHVKPLPYVQESLRESLALCKRQIQDTEKGLLSISEDCFDQAYALATSVVGVGPAIAQSLLVATNGFREFDNPKQLAKFVGVCSTQCESGSSIKKRGSISKTGDPNLRALLYMGARSAKRFNQPCKLLYERLRSKGKCHKVAMLAVCNKMLRQMFAVVKSGVKFDNEYHLKNEKAA
- a CDS encoding AAA family ATPase, producing MRPWPGRRIRWWDGRLGLVEFTQKEDLGLGFMENKIFEAGLQEQFSPLELMKEYRDIILKYDCETESDYRHVARTGRGFRLGKIQRVQIWDIVQTYEAELHGLGYKHLGCFYNELVHYLRSHPDKVPFRHIVADEIQDLGLVKLRMLRALAPAARNDLFLTGDPLQKIYPGDTNFSKARIEVRGRRSRKLKINHRTTEQIRRYALQPILQLDFEDFDGEMARKDGYISLRSGTIPNYELFSSVEEEMDWVLESVRYYTVSRRSLRPLQNP